The Paenibacillus sp. YPG26 genome includes a window with the following:
- the hpt gene encoding hypoxanthine phosphoribosyltransferase: MQNDIQEVLISREQLQEKVAELGQILSQEYEGRNPLVICILKGAFIFMADLVKEITVPLELDFMAVSSYGASTKSSGVVKIIKDLDTSVEGRDVLIVEDIIDSGLTLSYLVDVLQRRNAKSTTIVTLFDKPARRTVDLQADYTGFVLPDEFVVGYGLDYAEKYRNLPYIGILKPEIYTS, from the coding sequence TTGCAGAACGATATTCAAGAAGTGCTTATCAGCCGGGAACAGCTGCAGGAGAAAGTGGCGGAGCTCGGCCAGATCCTCAGTCAGGAATATGAGGGTCGCAATCCGCTGGTTATTTGCATCCTCAAAGGAGCCTTTATTTTCATGGCCGATTTGGTTAAAGAGATAACAGTACCTTTGGAGCTGGACTTTATGGCTGTCTCCAGTTACGGTGCATCCACGAAGTCATCAGGCGTGGTGAAGATTATCAAGGATCTTGATACTTCAGTAGAAGGACGTGACGTGCTAATCGTCGAAGATATTATAGATAGCGGGCTTACGCTGAGTTATCTGGTCGATGTGCTGCAGCGCCGAAATGCGAAATCCACTACTATAGTCACCCTGTTCGACAAACCGGCACGCCGGACGGTAGATCTGCAAGCGGATTACACCGGGTTTGTCCTTCCCGATGAGTTCGTGGTCGGGTATGGTCTGGATTATGCCGAGAAGTACCGCAACCTCCCTTACATCGGGATTCTGAAGCCTGAGATCTACACCAGCTAA
- the ftsH gene encoding ATP-dependent zinc metalloprotease FtsH: MNRFIRNSGFYLILFLVVVGIVQFLSGGSEAADTPRYDQLRQQLQANNVKELTGQFDGYAYRVTGKYKNKVDNKESFQTYVPYDTNVVAELTDYSEKNKISYSWDKMEGDSIWLTLLTSIVPLAIMFILFFFLFNQAQGGGGKVMNFGKSRARLYNEEKKKVTFEDVAGADEEKQELVEVVEFLKDPRKFAAVGARIPKGVLLVGPPGTGKTLLARAVAGEAGVPFFSISGSDFVEMFVGVGASRVRDLFENAKKNAPCIIFIDEIDAVGRQRGAGLGGGHDEREQTLNQLLVEMDGFGGNEGIIIVAATNRADILDPALLRPGRFDRQITVDRPDVKGREAVLKVHARNKPLTKDVRMDVIAKRTTGFTGADLENLLNEAALLAARRNRKDISMREVDEAIDRVIVGTEKRSRVVSDREKRIVAFHEAGHTIVGYFLEHADMVHKVTIIPRGRAGGYVIMMPKEDRMLVTKQELLDKVTGLLGGRVAEELFIGEIGTGAYSDFQQATSIVRSMIVEYGMSEKLGPMQFGTSQGQVFLGRDIGHEQNYSDAIAYEIDQEMQRFISESYERCKQLLMKHSKEVHLIAETLLEVETLELDQIKQLIETGKLTPDPDGDGSGSSESGAPIVDTIGDVNVRIQARDEEAQPQGPSGDIPNDVPGSSANDIRGDHPVDTPEGTVKDAPTTPPQPKDQDGSGNGGSTPL, translated from the coding sequence ATGAATCGGTTCATCCGGAATTCTGGTTTTTATTTAATTCTTTTCTTAGTCGTGGTGGGCATCGTCCAATTCCTCAGCGGTGGGAGCGAAGCGGCCGACACCCCTAGATATGACCAATTGCGCCAGCAGCTTCAGGCGAACAATGTCAAGGAATTGACAGGTCAATTTGACGGTTATGCATATCGGGTGACCGGTAAATACAAGAACAAGGTCGATAACAAAGAAAGCTTTCAGACCTATGTTCCATATGATACTAATGTAGTCGCTGAACTTACTGATTACAGCGAGAAGAACAAAATAAGCTACAGTTGGGACAAAATGGAGGGCGACAGCATTTGGCTTACGCTCCTGACCTCGATCGTTCCGCTCGCTATTATGTTCATTCTGTTCTTCTTCCTCTTTAACCAGGCTCAAGGCGGCGGCGGCAAGGTTATGAACTTTGGCAAGAGCCGGGCCCGGTTATACAATGAAGAGAAGAAGAAGGTTACCTTTGAAGACGTAGCCGGTGCGGATGAAGAGAAGCAGGAGCTCGTTGAAGTCGTTGAGTTCTTGAAGGATCCCCGCAAATTCGCGGCTGTCGGAGCCCGTATTCCTAAAGGGGTACTTCTGGTGGGCCCTCCAGGTACAGGTAAGACTTTGCTTGCCCGTGCAGTAGCTGGTGAAGCAGGCGTTCCGTTCTTCAGTATTTCAGGTTCGGACTTTGTGGAAATGTTCGTCGGTGTCGGCGCGTCCCGTGTCCGTGACTTGTTCGAGAATGCGAAGAAGAACGCTCCTTGTATCATTTTCATTGACGAGATTGACGCGGTAGGTCGTCAGCGCGGTGCCGGACTCGGCGGCGGACATGACGAACGTGAGCAGACGCTCAACCAATTGCTTGTAGAAATGGACGGATTCGGAGGCAACGAGGGCATTATTATCGTAGCTGCAACGAACCGTGCGGATATTCTTGACCCTGCACTTCTTCGTCCGGGACGTTTTGACCGTCAGATTACGGTTGACCGCCCAGATGTGAAGGGCCGTGAAGCTGTACTTAAGGTGCATGCGCGTAATAAGCCTCTGACCAAGGATGTTCGCATGGATGTTATCGCTAAGCGTACAACCGGATTCACTGGCGCAGACCTGGAGAACTTGCTTAACGAAGCGGCATTGCTTGCCGCACGCCGTAACCGCAAGGATATCTCCATGCGTGAAGTAGATGAAGCCATCGACCGTGTTATCGTGGGTACTGAGAAGCGCAGCCGCGTGGTCAGTGACCGTGAGAAGCGTATAGTGGCTTTCCATGAAGCGGGTCATACGATTGTGGGTTACTTCCTTGAACATGCGGATATGGTTCACAAGGTTACTATTATTCCACGTGGCCGTGCTGGTGGATATGTAATTATGATGCCTAAGGAAGACCGCATGCTGGTCACCAAGCAGGAGCTGCTTGATAAGGTTACCGGCCTTCTAGGGGGACGTGTAGCTGAGGAGCTGTTCATCGGAGAAATCGGAACAGGTGCCTACAGTGACTTCCAACAGGCTACCAGCATTGTTCGCAGCATGATTGTTGAGTATGGTATGAGTGAGAAGCTGGGTCCAATGCAGTTCGGAACATCCCAAGGTCAAGTGTTCCTGGGCCGTGATATTGGGCACGAGCAGAACTATAGTGATGCCATTGCTTATGAGATCGATCAGGAAATGCAGCGTTTCATCAGTGAAAGCTATGAACGTTGTAAGCAGCTGTTGATGAAACATTCCAAAGAGGTTCACCTCATTGCTGAAACACTCCTTGAGGTGGAGACACTCGAACTGGATCAAATCAAACAGTTGATCGAGACAGGCAAGCTAACTCCGGATCCGGATGGAGACGGAAGTGGATCGTCGGAATCTGGCGCCCCGATTGTAGATACAATTGGAGATGTGAATGTACGCATTCAAGCTAGAGATGAGGAAGCTCAGCCGCAAGGTCCAAGCGGAGATATCCCGAATGATGTTCCGGGAAGCTCAGCAAATGACATCCGCGGCGATCATCCAGTGGATACACCTGAGGGAACCGTGAAGGATGCCCCTACAACACCACCGCAGCCGAAGGATCAAGATGGAAGCGGAAATGGTGGCAGCACGCCGCTGTAA
- the nadA gene encoding quinolinate synthase NadA: MEALALERKAEQNRELRERLAQLKKERNAIILAHYYQRDEIQEVADFRGDSFLLAQKAAQTDAEVIVFCGVHFMGESAKILAPNKTVLIPDERAGCPMADMVNVDGLRKVKAEHPNAKVVTYINSSAEIKAETDICCTSSNAVKVINSVDADEIIWVPDKNLGAYVQQHTDKKMIIWEGYCNTHDMLTVKDVVEMRAKYPEAQFVVHPECRPEVVEMGDFVGSTTAILDYCKQSECKQFIVGTEDGTGYQLRLDSPDKEFFFATKFLVCPNMKVNNLKKLVKCLETMQPQVYVPPAVADKARASLERMLQVK, encoded by the coding sequence GTGGAGGCACTAGCTTTGGAACGCAAAGCCGAGCAGAACCGCGAACTTCGGGAGCGGCTTGCACAGCTTAAGAAAGAACGGAATGCCATTATTTTAGCTCATTACTATCAGAGAGATGAAATCCAGGAGGTCGCCGATTTTCGCGGAGACTCTTTCTTGCTGGCCCAGAAAGCGGCACAGACCGATGCTGAGGTCATTGTATTCTGCGGAGTGCACTTTATGGGAGAAAGCGCCAAGATCCTGGCTCCGAACAAGACAGTCCTTATTCCTGACGAGCGGGCAGGCTGCCCAATGGCGGATATGGTGAATGTGGACGGACTAAGAAAGGTGAAGGCCGAGCATCCGAATGCCAAGGTCGTTACTTATATTAACTCTTCAGCAGAGATCAAGGCAGAGACAGATATCTGCTGCACCTCGTCTAACGCGGTGAAAGTGATTAATTCTGTAGATGCGGACGAAATCATCTGGGTACCGGACAAGAATCTGGGTGCCTATGTTCAGCAGCATACCGATAAGAAGATGATCATCTGGGAAGGGTACTGCAACACCCATGACATGCTGACGGTCAAAGACGTGGTTGAAATGAGGGCTAAGTATCCGGAGGCCCAGTTCGTGGTTCATCCCGAGTGCCGTCCTGAGGTCGTTGAGATGGGAGACTTTGTAGGCAGCACTACAGCCATTCTTGATTACTGTAAGCAATCCGAATGCAAGCAGTTCATTGTCGGGACAGAAGACGGTACAGGTTATCAGCTCAGATTGGATAGTCCGGATAAAGAGTTCTTTTTTGCTACCAAGTTTCTGGTATGTCCGAATATGAAAGTAAATAATCTGAAGAAGCTGGTTAAATGTCTGGAGACTATGCAGCCACAAGTGTATGTACCTCCGGCTGTTGCAGACAAAGCCAGAGCATCCCTAGAGCGCATGTTACAAGTTAAGTAG